The following proteins are co-located in the Siansivirga zeaxanthinifaciens CC-SAMT-1 genome:
- a CDS encoding proline dehydrogenase family protein: MTSNRIFDNTEIAFALKSDSELERAYFLFKMISIEPLVKIGTAATNFALKAHLPIEGLIRSTVFDHFCGGVNEEDCLPVINKMFEKGVCSVLDYSVEGKENEQEFDAARDITLKIIEFSKEIDAMPIAVFKPTGFGRLSLYEKIGNNETLTEKEQSEWQRVLERFDVVCKKAKENDVALLIDAEESWMQDAADDVVTAMMKKYNTEKPVVFNTLQMYRHDRLDFLKKEHKKAIEGGYFLGYKLVRGAYMEKENLRAEKRGYKTPICESKQATDVNFDNGIDYVLEHIDVISVFAGTHNEASTYRLMELMAEKGIENNDPRVWFGQLYGMSDNISFNLADKGYNVAKYVPFGPVKDVMPYLIRRAEENTSVAGQTGRELNLITKEKQRRKLI, encoded by the coding sequence ATGACTTCAAACAGAATATTCGATAATACAGAAATAGCATTTGCTTTAAAAAGTGATTCAGAATTAGAGCGTGCTTATTTTTTATTCAAAATGATATCAATAGAGCCATTGGTGAAAATAGGTACTGCCGCAACCAATTTTGCGTTAAAAGCTCACTTGCCTATTGAAGGTTTAATTCGTTCTACGGTATTCGATCATTTTTGTGGCGGTGTAAACGAAGAAGATTGTTTGCCTGTAATTAATAAAATGTTTGAAAAAGGGGTTTGTTCTGTTTTAGATTATTCTGTTGAAGGTAAAGAAAACGAGCAAGAATTTGATGCTGCGCGCGACATTACTCTTAAAATTATAGAGTTTTCTAAAGAAATTGACGCCATGCCCATCGCTGTTTTTAAACCAACCGGTTTTGGCAGATTAAGTCTGTATGAAAAAATAGGAAATAACGAAACGCTTACCGAAAAAGAGCAAAGTGAATGGCAACGTGTTTTAGAACGATTTGATGTTGTTTGTAAAAAGGCCAAAGAAAACGATGTGGCTTTATTAATTGATGCCGAAGAAAGTTGGATGCAAGATGCTGCAGACGATGTAGTAACCGCCATGATGAAAAAATACAATACAGAAAAACCTGTGGTATTTAATACCTTGCAAATGTACAGACACGATAGGTTAGATTTTTTAAAGAAAGAACATAAAAAAGCAATTGAAGGAGGTTATTTTTTAGGCTACAAACTTGTTCGTGGCGCCTACATGGAAAAAGAAAATTTAAGAGCCGAAAAAAGAGGCTATAAAACACCTATTTGTGAAAGTAAGCAGGCTACCGATGTTAATTTTGATAATGGTATCGATTATGTATTAGAACATATTGATGTAATATCTGTGTTTGCAGGGACTCATAATGAAGCTAGTACTTACAGATTAATGGAATTAATGGCCGAAAAAGGTATAGAAAATAACGATCCTAGAGTTTGGTTCGGACAACTTTACGGCATGAGTGATAATATTAGTTTTAACCTTGCAGATAAAGGTTATAATGTAGCAAAGTATGTGCCATTCGGACCAGTAAAAGATGTGATGCCTTATTTAATTCGTCGTGCCGAAGAAAACACTTCTGTTGCAGGGCAAACCGGTAGAGAATTAAACTTAATTACTAAAGAGAAGCAAAGAAGAAAGTTAATTTAA
- a CDS encoding sugar transferase, translating into MSIKRDFDIVFSLTALIWLAPLLLLISILIKISSHGSVFFIQKRVGLNSRDFNIIKFRTMKQNPSNEGFLTIGNDDSRITKIGWFLRKLKLDELPQLINVLKGDMSMVGPRPELRYFVNLYSKEDLEVLKVKPGITGLASIKYSNEAELLKSAKNPEAFYLNEILPHKLKLNKQYIKEQSFILDLKLILLTIPKIFSKK; encoded by the coding sequence ATGAGCATTAAACGTGATTTTGATATCGTTTTCTCATTAACCGCACTAATATGGCTTGCTCCACTCCTATTATTAATTTCAATTCTTATTAAAATATCTTCTCATGGTTCTGTTTTTTTTATTCAGAAACGGGTGGGATTAAACAGTAGAGACTTCAACATAATTAAATTTAGGACCATGAAACAAAATCCTTCAAATGAAGGTTTTTTAACCATTGGTAATGATGATTCTCGAATAACTAAAATAGGTTGGTTTTTAAGAAAACTTAAATTAGATGAGCTTCCGCAGTTAATTAACGTCCTAAAAGGCGACATGAGTATGGTGGGCCCCAGACCCGAGCTTCGTTATTTTGTAAACTTATATTCTAAAGAAGATTTAGAAGTTTTAAAAGTAAAACCGGGTATTACAGGTTTAGCCTCTATAAAATACTCCAACGAAGCAGAACTTTTAAAATCTGCTAAAAACCCCGAAGCCTTTTATTTAAATGAAATACTGCCTCATAAATTAAAACTAAACAAACAATATATTAAAGAGCAAAGTTTTATTCTAGATTTAAAGCTTATTTTATTAACCATCCCAAAAATATTTTCAAAGAAATAA
- a CDS encoding SDR family NAD(P)-dependent oxidoreductase — MESSEKAHIKNLILSSGLTHLNNTFSDDYKKIFNFENEIILITGAAGSIGKELTNQLLKSKFKKLILIDISETGLYNVSLDIKQKTIENVDVFILDITDESALEFIFKTHKPDIVFHAAANKNVVMMEKNPYQAIKTNVFGTKLLADFSIKNQVKKFVFISTDKAVQPVSIMGMTKKISENYLHSVSKSNKTQFSIARFGNIIGSNGSVLPVFLNRIALGLPLQINHVEMTRYFIDKTKACSLILELAFLTDNNYNTFTFNMGHPINILSLAKELLSIYNLDDNHLEITEAHQGEKIHEIICTDDEALIPTKHPDIFKIQSKSTNFNMDFDKLSKIKPSTSFEEIKSILTSYL, encoded by the coding sequence ATGGAATCATCCGAAAAAGCACATATTAAAAACTTAATTTTAAGCTCCGGGTTAACTCATTTAAATAATACATTTTCAGATGATTATAAAAAAATATTTAATTTTGAAAATGAAATTATTTTAATAACAGGGGCTGCGGGTTCCATTGGAAAAGAACTTACCAATCAATTATTAAAAAGCAAGTTTAAAAAACTAATTTTAATAGATATTTCTGAAACAGGCCTCTACAATGTATCCTTAGATATAAAACAAAAAACGATTGAAAATGTAGATGTTTTTATTCTCGACATTACCGATGAGAGTGCTCTAGAATTTATATTTAAAACCCATAAACCCGATATTGTTTTTCATGCTGCAGCAAATAAAAATGTAGTGATGATGGAAAAAAACCCTTATCAGGCCATTAAAACAAATGTTTTTGGAACCAAATTACTTGCCGATTTTTCTATTAAAAATCAAGTGAAAAAGTTCGTTTTCATTTCAACCGATAAAGCTGTTCAGCCTGTTAGTATTATGGGTATGACAAAAAAAATAAGTGAAAACTATCTACATTCTGTTTCAAAAAGTAATAAAACACAATTTTCAATCGCTCGTTTTGGGAATATTATAGGCTCCAACGGTTCGGTATTGCCTGTATTTTTAAATAGAATTGCACTCGGTTTACCGCTTCAAATTAATCATGTTGAAATGACAAGGTATTTTATTGATAAAACCAAGGCTTGCAGTTTAATACTTGAACTAGCTTTTCTTACCGATAACAACTACAATACCTTTACTTTTAATATGGGACATCCCATAAATATATTAAGTTTAGCAAAAGAACTGCTCTCCATTTATAATTTAGATGACAACCATTTAGAAATTACTGAAGCACATCAAGGAGAAAAAATACATGAAATTATTTGCACCGATGATGAAGCTTTAATACCAACAAAACATCCCGACATATTTAAAATACAATCAAAATCAACCAATTTTAATATGGATTTTGATAAACTTTCTAAAATTAAACCCAGTACGTCTTTTGAAGAAATAAAAAGCATTTTAACATCTTACTTATAG
- a CDS encoding alanine dehydrogenase: protein MSKQLSPFTKQQLLPQEETLEIFKRKGELFIGIPKETAFQEKRVCLTPDAVFALVSNGHRVLLESGAGDGANFSDRDYSEAGAEITNDTAKVFACPMILKVEPPTLEQIKLINPQTILISALQIKTQTKKYFETLAAKRITALAFEFIRDSDGTYPAVKSLSEIAGTASVLIAAELLSDSKGGNGLMFGNISGVPPLEVVILGAGTVGEFAARSSIGLGANVKIFDNSITKLRRIQTHLGRPLFTSTLQPKNLTKALKRCDVVIGAVRGNNRSPIIVSETMVQSMKKGAIIIDVSIDMGGCFETSEVTSHKQPTFVKHNVVHYCVPNIPARYSRTASVSISNIFTPYLLKIAEDGGIENSLRFDRGLKNGLYFYHGILTSKSVGEWFDLNYSDINLIIF from the coding sequence ATGTCTAAACAACTATCGCCTTTTACAAAACAACAACTTTTGCCACAGGAAGAAACCCTAGAGATTTTTAAACGCAAAGGAGAACTTTTTATTGGTATTCCCAAAGAAACAGCTTTTCAAGAAAAACGGGTGTGTTTAACTCCAGATGCCGTGTTTGCTTTAGTTAGTAACGGACATCGCGTTTTATTGGAATCTGGCGCAGGTGATGGCGCTAATTTTAGCGATAGAGATTATAGTGAAGCTGGAGCCGAAATAACCAATGATACAGCAAAAGTATTTGCTTGTCCGATGATTTTGAAGGTCGAACCACCTACTCTCGAACAAATAAAACTTATAAATCCGCAAACCATTTTAATATCGGCTTTGCAAATTAAAACACAAACTAAAAAATACTTTGAAACCCTTGCTGCCAAACGCATTACGGCTCTAGCTTTCGAATTTATACGTGATTCAGATGGCACCTATCCGGCCGTAAAATCACTAAGTGAAATTGCAGGAACCGCCTCTGTTTTAATTGCAGCCGAATTATTATCTGATTCTAAAGGCGGAAACGGCCTCATGTTTGGAAATATTAGCGGTGTACCTCCATTAGAAGTTGTTATTTTAGGTGCTGGCACCGTTGGTGAATTTGCCGCAAGAAGCTCGATTGGATTAGGAGCCAATGTGAAAATTTTCGATAACTCCATAACCAAACTAAGACGCATCCAAACACATTTAGGAAGACCGCTTTTCACTTCTACCTTACAACCAAAAAATCTAACAAAAGCTTTAAAACGTTGCGACGTTGTTATTGGAGCTGTTAGAGGCAACAACCGATCGCCAATTATTGTTTCTGAAACCATGGTGCAATCCATGAAAAAAGGTGCTATTATTATAGATGTGAGTATTGATATGGGCGGTTGTTTTGAAACCAGTGAAGTGACCTCGCACAAACAACCTACTTTTGTAAAACATAATGTAGTGCATTATTGTGTACCTAACATTCCTGCACGATATTCAAGAACAGCATCGGTATCTATTAGCAATATTTTCACCCCATATTTATTAAAAATTGCTGAAGATGGCGGCATAGAAAATTCGTTAAGATTTGATCGTGGTTTAAAAAATGGGTTGTACTTTTACCACGGAATTTTAACCAGCAAATCTGTGGGTGAATGGTTCGATTTAAATTATAGCGATATTAATTTAATCATTTTTTAA